A portion of the Metasolibacillus fluoroglycofenilyticus genome contains these proteins:
- a CDS encoding YwqG family protein, which yields MTNKPSLQLPNDFEQYRTIIEETMQPVIEINTTECKTSLYESKFEGNPYFPLTMKYPTNNEGQPLKLLAQINFADVPKHLPHFPIEGILQFYIDGYDDILGMDFDNGQNPAGFRVIFHEQIIQDESQLMQDFSFVKLQGEELYFPVEKEMALSFEESFEPLMIDDFRSNEVYAAIQQQVKEDEELEDKFYETFSGTGHKMGGYPFFTQEDPRAYGDYTDSTILLLQIDSIGNDIMWGDCGVGNFFITEADLQRKDFSNVLYNWDCH from the coding sequence ATGACTAATAAGCCATCTTTACAGCTACCAAATGACTTTGAACAATATCGCACAATCATTGAAGAAACGATGCAGCCTGTTATTGAAATCAACACAACTGAATGTAAAACATCGCTATATGAAAGTAAATTTGAAGGCAATCCTTATTTCCCTTTAACAATGAAATATCCTACAAATAACGAAGGGCAGCCATTAAAATTACTTGCTCAAATCAACTTTGCAGACGTACCAAAGCATTTACCACATTTCCCAATCGAGGGTATTCTCCAATTTTATATTGATGGCTATGATGATATACTAGGAATGGATTTTGATAATGGACAAAATCCAGCCGGCTTCCGCGTTATTTTTCACGAGCAAATTATTCAGGACGAATCACAATTAATGCAGGATTTTTCTTTTGTTAAACTACAAGGTGAGGAATTATATTTTCCTGTCGAAAAGGAAATGGCATTATCATTCGAAGAAAGCTTCGAGCCTTTAATGATTGATGATTTTCGCAGTAATGAGGTTTATGCAGCAATCCAGCAACAAGTGAAAGAAGACGAAGAGTTAGAGGATAAATTTTACGAAACATTTAGCGGTACAGGACACAAAATGGGCGGTTACCCTTTTTTCACACAAGAAGATCCTCGTGCTTATGGTGATTACACTGACTCTACCATTTTGCTATTACAAATAGATAGTATTGGTAACGATATTATGTGGGGAGACTGTGGTGTAGGTAATTTCTTTATTACAGAAGCTGATTTACAGCGTAAAGATTTTAGCAATGTCCTTTATAATTGGGACTGCCATTAA